One Ovis aries strain OAR_USU_Benz2616 breed Rambouillet chromosome 24, ARS-UI_Ramb_v3.0, whole genome shotgun sequence genomic window, CGGACATCCGCAGGGGCCCTGATGTCCCCGCCATGTGGCCCCCCTGCTCCAGGGGTGCCTGAGCCCCTTGAAGAGCCACCACCAACCCCCTGCCTACTTTGGCCCAGTCCTGAGCCCCAGGGACCATGAGTGGGGGCAAGAAGAAGAGTAGTTTCCAAATCACCAGCGTCACCTTGGACTACGAGGGCCCAGGGAGCCCAGGGGGTTCAGATGCCCCTGCCATGCCGGCACCCCCTGGGCCACCGGCCCCTACCGGGCCATCAGCCCCAGCCCCCACCGGGCCCCCACCCCGCCTGCCCAATGGGGAGCCCAACCCCGAGCCAGGGGGCAAGAGCACCCCCCGGAACGGGTCCCCGCCGCCTGGGGCCCCCGCCTCCCGTTTCCGGGTGGTGAAGCTGCCCCAAGGCCTGGGAGAGCCTTATCGCCGAGGCCGTTGGACGTGTGTGGATGTTTATGAGAGAGACCTGGAGCCCCCTAGCTTTGGCCGGCTCCTGGAGAGTATTCGAGGGGCCTCAGGGGGCAACGGGGGCAGATCTTTGGATTCCAGGTTGGAGCTGGCCAGCTTGGGCCTGGGCGCCCCTACCCCACAGCCAGGCCTGTCTCAGGTCCCCACCTCCTGGCTccgcccgccccccacctcccctggaCCTCAGGCCCGCTCCTTCACCGGGGGACTGGGCCAGCTGGCAGTGCCCGGCAAGGCCAAGGTGGAGACACCCCCACTGTcggcctccccaccccagcagcGCCCCCCAGAGCCCGGGACCGGGGAGAGCGCGGGCCCGTCCCGGGCTGCCACGCCCCTGCCCACCTTGAGGGTAGAAGCAGAGGCAGGAGGTTCCacggcagcggcagcagcggcgGGGACCCCTCCACTGTCCCGTGTGAAGGATGGAGCCCTGCGGCTGAGAATGGAGTTGGTTGCTCCAGAGGAGATGGGACAGGTAAGAGCTGGGTTCCAGGGTTTGGGCAGACACCCAAGGGGCGGTGCTTGGCCCCCACCTCTATACTGACCTTCTATACTGACCTCTGCCTGCTCCCCGGTCAGCTGTCTGTCAGATCAGACTGCCCGCCTTTTTTCTTCCGGCCATCTCACTTGGAAGCCCATTCCTGGTCCTCAGGTGGCCCTGTTTTCTCTCTTAGGCTCCCTCTTCCCcactttctgtcctttctttccctttggcCTTCCGTGTGTTGCCTTTGACCTGAGTGTCCATCTCCACGTAGCCCAGTTCCATCTGTTGTGGAGATGTGGCCTCCTCACTTTGGCCTTCACCTTCTGGCTTGGTCTCACTTCTTCAGGCTTTGAGGGTGGAGACTCCAGGCAGTGCTAGGGTAGTTGGGCCTCTGGAAGCTGCTGAGGCTGGGGAACAAGAAAAACACTAGGCACTCCGCTGTAAATCTCTCCTCTACGGTCCTCTCTTCAGGTGGGGAAGGggatcttctttctttttactagCCACCTTCCCAGCCCCATCTCTAGCTTCAtcccaagacatggaagaattgggtgggggtgagggaacCTGTTACAAGGATGGGACTCGGGCTGGTTTATCCTTTCTACCCCCAGTTGTCTGAGTCTCTCCAAGATCAATCACTGGGGGTGGCCCCCGTGGAgcgggagagaggtgggaggcggCCAAGAAAGAGCTCAATCCTTTGCTCATTCTGCTTGCTGCCTCCTAAAGAGGAACAAGTCTGGGCTGGGAGGCAGGATGCCTGGGTCcttgggggttgggagggggtgggcagccagtggcgggggaggggggtgttGGATGCATCTgtcctgaaggagaaaataacaCCTTGGACGCAAGGCAGGGAGTGTGAGGATGAGAACTTTTCCCCTTCCTGGCCTTGGGCACAAACCACAGTATAAAAATAACCTGAGACTGTGTGTCTGGGCCTTGTCAGGACCAGTCAGGAccggctccccccaccccctcctggcctcaaactcacatctctcatgccaccccccgccccaactTTTCTTGAGTTCTTTCATTCAGTTCCTACCCCACAGGAGATGTGTGTCCTTTACTGGTCCCTCTCCCCAAGCGCTTCCAAAACAAGCCCCCTCTGCCCCTAGCCTCTGCTCTCTCTATCCTTAAGCCCTGCCTGAGcgtcccctgggcctgccctcccCCTCTGTGCGCCCAGCTTCCTTTCCTGCCCGCACGCCCTGATCTCTTCCTGTGTGCAGGTATCCATGCTGCTGCTTCCCAGCCCCCAAGTCTGTCTCCATCTCCACCCCCCCCCATGCCTCTTCTCCCTGGGTTGCTTCTAACAGGGGCCTAAAGGAGAGCCGGGGGCACCACCTGGGCCCCCTTCCTCTGTTTAGTGCGGCCAACCACCTTGGACTCTCTGTTCTTGACTTTTCCGAGAAGCTGGGGCCTCCTGGGGCCTCACAGAGGCGTCTTGTTCCTGTGGCCCCCGCCCTTTTGCAGCCACCTCTAGCGCCTGTTGGGCTATGTGGGTCCACGCCCAGGCTCCACCTCCATCCGTCTCCGCAAGTTCTCCCCTGACCAGCCCCCGAGAGCCAAGCTCAGGAGCAGAACTTCACCTGAGTCCCTAGAAGTTTGAGAGGAGAGACTAAAATGGGCAGAGGCGGGGTGAGCGGGGAGGAGGCCGAGGACCAGTTTCTGAGGattcattcattctacaaataGCTATTGAACAAACTATAAACTCTGCCCTCTGGAGCTTACCTTCCAGCAGCAGAgaggcaaaaataattttatttcagataatagtagggactattaaaaaaaaatagaacagctTAGTGGAACTCACAAGTCAAAGGATGCAGAAATGCCCCTCTGAGGAAGTGACGTTTGAGTTGCCTCAAGAAGTCAGGTGACAGAGGCATACTCTCTGACTAGCCTCTGATTAGGGGTCCTGGCTTAGGTGGGGGAAGGGTACTGGAGGGCAGACCAGAGCCCTTCTGTGACACCCCATGAGCCACTTTTTGGAAGCCAGTCAACCCAGTCCTCAGGATGGCCCCTGTTTCCCTTGCCTCTAGTACCTGCCCAGTGCCTTCCTCAGAGCCAGGGGAAGGAGGTCTGTGGGAGAAGGACGCCTGTGTCCTCAGAAGACAGAGGGGATGAGTGGggagagctggggagggaggaagaccaCTAGGCAAGTTGTAAGGTGGCTGGATCCTTTCTCTTGCTCAATGTGACCATTCCTACCTATCTGTCTCTAGGTACCCCCAGTCGACTCTCgccccagctccccagccctcTACTTCTTCCCTGATGCCAGTCTGGTTCACAAGTCTCCAGACCCCTTGGGAACAGTGGCTGCCCAGAGCCTCAACTTCGCCCGCTCCATGCTGGCCATCAGTGGCCACCTGGACAGCGATGATGATAGGTAGGTGGGCTCCGGCTCCCCCAACACACAGCACCTGGGATAACTGTGGGGAAACTGCCTGGTAGGTGTCCTGCCCCCCAGCTTGAACTTGGAGAGTACTTCTTAAACAGAGAAGTCTGGCCTGGGCATGAAACTGGGCAAAGCTGATTTGAGACCTACTCCCCTCTCTGTGGAGAGAGCTGGGTGGGACTCCCTGGCTTAAGACTGTCaaattgtagactttttttttttcagtttgaaggGAGTCATTGTTGTCAAATTCCAGAGCTCTTGCAGATTTAGCGATCATCTGGCCAACCCTAAGAATTTACTGGCAACTGTGCAGGAGACCAGAATGGGAAGCTGGTCTCCTCCCTactgcccccctccctcccaaggGCTGTGGGACTCCTGACGGTGGAGGTGATATCCTTGGACTCCATGCAGACTACTTTAGGGTCCCGGGACCTCCGGTGCCAAGAAAGCAGGTCCCTAAGTTTCTCTTCTCTGCGCTAGGGTCACCCTGGGCTCTGAGCCCTTCCCAGAAGCCAAGGCCAAGCCCGAGCCATGGAGAGGCTGGCTGTCCGTCACAGGGAAGGCACAGCAGAGCAGGATCTGCTGGGGTTTGCCCTTCAGGAGAGAGTGTCCTGTTCATGGCACGGTGGGCAGAACTTCCTGTTTCGAGGGCCAGGTTTCAACATAGGAATGTCAGCAAACCAAAAGGGGAGGGACAAAAATGGAGAGTCAGATGGTCAAGCGACTGCCTTCTGGCTGTGGACTGACAGGAGCCCAGGAAAGGGGCCAGGGAGTCACCACTTCATTTTGGAGGGAGGAGTGGGACTTCCTATTTGAAGCCCTTGGGGGGAGGGACTTCCTGTTTGGAGGCCACCAAGGGGCAGGGCATTGTGGGTGCCTGGGGACTTGTTCCAGAGGGGAGTCTCTCCTTCCTGACTTGCACTCAAGTGGTGCCCCCCTCCCCTTGAATCAGGGACCGAGTGTTTGAGGTGggggcagagaggaaagagaaggggtgATAGCCAATGGAATGGAGGGGTGAGGGGCCTGCTGGGGGCACCTGGAGAATGAGGGACAGAGCAGGGGTGGGTCGAGCCGCCTCTGGgttccctcctctagggaatgAGTGAGGTGCGAGGTCGGCCGGGAGAGTCACCTGCCCTCATGGCTGCTATTCTCAGCGTTTCCCACCCGctccccctcccactcccactTGGGAGGTTTGCTGGCACGGAgggctcccttccctcctccacctctGTTGATTTCAGAGGCCAGCCTCCTTCTTTCTCTTAGCGAGTTCTGCTTCCAGAAGCCTCCTGAGCTCCATTCTTTTGGgctgtttctccctcccttcctcccactgtCCCACCCCCTCAAACACCCCAGTCTGACCGGTCTGCCTCCCAGCCTCCACTTTACCCTGCTGAGCTCCAAGCCTCTGGGGCtcaggcccagcccagcccctcctgctCCACCCTGCTGGGCCAGCGGGTTTGGGTTGGGCTACCTCCTTGGCCCCCTGGAGTGGGGTGTGTAGCCCCCACCTCATTTCTCTGGTGTGCCTGGAGCTGGCAGAACAGGGTATGTGAGTGGCATGGGGCCTCCCTTTTGATTAGGGACAGTGGGCTGGGATATTACATGCCTGAATCCCAGGTGGGGAGTTGGGGGTGCCTGACCATTCTAGAAATCTGGGGATGGGGGAAATGAGGGTGCATGGTGAAATCAAACTGTTCACGTGCTCCTGGGTTGCAAGAACCTTCCTACCCCAACAGGGCCTGGAGGTTGAAAAGtacttgaataaatgaatggatggatggatgaggggATAGGTGGATGGTTGGGTAGATGGCCAGCATGGGGGATCCGAGTATTACAAGGAATAAATTCTAGGAACTCAGGAAAGAAATGgtgcatttgtttatttagtgCTTCCTAGGGGTCAGATTCTACTTCTTATCTCACATAATTCTAAGAGCAACTCCATGATCCCTCTTTGtagatgaagaaaactgagactctgaGGAGGGAAGTTTTAgaaacttgtccaaagtcatccTGCTAGTAAGTGGCAGGCCTGCTGTCGAAGCCTGGGTCGGCCCCCAAAGCCACTTTCTCTCCACTCTCCTACTGAAATGCCTGGGTCCCAAGAGGAGAGGTGGAGACAGCCATCTCTGGGATGCCCTTTCTCTccaggacagaggcagagacagctCTCCCAATCCGGGCGAGGAGCCATCCTCCACTCTCTGGCCTGGCCCCACCCCAGAGGCACCACAGATCTGGGAGGGAGTATAGACAGGGCAGCTGGATGCCACTTCGTTGGCCTCTGGCCCAGCCCCTGGGGGCTCCTCAAAACACAGTgaggaggcagggctggcccTTGTCCTCAGCATCAGAACGCCCCACCCCCCCACTCTCCTAGGTGTCCAGTTTCTTCCTCCGATCCTCATTTTGAGGCTGTTTCGTTTGACCTTCAAAAAGGAGGACTAGCCTCACTGCTATCCTTGCCCCAGGACCTAAGAGTCCTGCAGGGCCAGAGTCCCCTGTTAGGTACTGCACAACTCCAGGGGGCACCACTCAACGCTTGAAGTCACGACAGTTTTCTAGAAGATGGCGATAAGTGTCTTGAAAAATTTTATTCTGACTCACACAAAGTTGCTTTGGTGGCTTGTGGTGAAGGCTGATCCCATCCAGTCAACTTCAAGCTTCCCACTCCAGACCCTGATCAGGAATTCCAGCACAGTGCCAGCGGTCCCTCACTCGGGGGTTCTCAAAGGGAGGGCTTGGGTTGCCAGAGTCCTGGTCCCTTGAAATGCTAATGTTAGAAAGTGCCAGTGGAAAGTGCTGTCAAAACCTCTCCAGCGCTAGACAAACAGGAGATTATCATCTATCagccaacaaatgtttattgttgtatttttcctttatttctggcAAGAAGGAACAACTTACTTGGCATCTTTACCGAGCGTCCGCCAGGCAAGGCCAGTGTCCGCCTGTTCCTGCGGACCTGCCCTCTTtgctctctgtgtgtctgtgtgtactgctgggggtgggggttcttGGGTGGCGCAGTCTCCACCCAGGTGTCTTGGTTTGAAACACCTTGAAAACTGCTTAGATGCTCCAGCCGGCTGGCCCTTCCTCTGCTCTTAATCTTGTCCTCTGCCCGCAAACCCTGAGTGTCCCAGATGTCCTTCCCCTACCTCACCCTATCCTGCTCTCGCAGGCCTGGTCACCCTGTTGGTTACTCCACCTGTCAGCGGCTTCCGCACCCAGAGCTTGGATGGGAAATGGAAAATTCCCAGTGCCCTCGTGCTCTCTTCCTGGCTGCAGGGCCCCATGCAAGGGTCACCTTGGGTTGAGTGCTAATTCCCCCCACGGGGAAGCAAGTTAGACCTAACAACCGGGAGAGAGGGCTTGACAAGGGAGCACAAGGGCGAAACATTCAGCATGTGGGGGTATTGGGGCCACTTTTCCCTGAGAGGGGCAAAGCTGGGGGCCAGAGGTCAGGATCGGGGCTCctgcagtactggagtggggggtgggTATGGGTAGAGGGCTGAGGTGGCCGAGGCAGAAGCCTGACAGGGCGGGTGGCGAGCCACAGGGTGAGGAGAGGGAGCCTTCGAGGAGAGCACAGGGTGCAAAGGACAGTGCAGGCCCTGGGCCATGGAGAGACCAGCTTGGGGGAGAGCCAGATTCTGGGACCCAGAGCCTGGCCCTGGGGACCATTGAGCCAGGCTTGCGTCGACCTCTGGTGGCCACTTAGTAAACTGCAGCCAGAcctgctctcccctccctgccctccgcTCCCAGGAATCTTCAAAGCACCTGCACCTCTTCCCCAGGatcccacctccagcctccccttcccacctcctcttAAGCTCTTGCTCCCTCCGAGATCCCAGATAGCAGACCCAGGTTCCGGGTCCATAGGCTGGTACTTGTCTTTCAGGCTCTTTCTGTTGCCGTGGTAACCTTTCCCATTCCTCCTCGCCCTCACCGTAGGAGGTGTGGGGCACCCTCTGGCTGGGCCCCAGGGGCCACCCCTGATGTGGCCTTCGTGCTTCAGGGAGGAGCTTCTAGTCCAAGGGAGACCACATGCACATCAGAGACGCCCCCCTaccccatcacctccactcccTTTCTCACCTCCCAGCCGAGAGCAGCTGAGGCCTTGAGGGAGGCCAGTGTTCATCAGAGGGGGCAGGATGGGGTCAGAGGTGGAAAGAGGCCTCCCAGGGCCAGGCTCCCCCTTCACAGCCCTCCCTGACCCAGGCTTCTggccccacagcccctcccccgACTTGGCCCACCAGCTGACTGTCCTCAGCTGGCCCCCTCCCCTCCGCGCTGGGATTGGTGCCAGGGTGAGAAGGGGACACTGGCGCTGACCGTGTCTGGGAATTCCCGCCCACCATGGAGCCGGCGGGAGGGGGTCCCCGTGTCTTTGAGGAGCCAATAGCAGCGAGGCTTTGCCCTGGGGGGTGGTGTATATCTTTCACGCCAGCACCCCCTAGGCACTGTCTCCCTTCTGCCTGCCTGGCACCAGCCAGACTCTGCTCTGCCCCGGGGGGCTTTGAGCCCCCCAGGCGGTCCTTCTGCTGCAGCCCTCTCTATCTGGGGAGGCCGGAGGACCCTTTCCCCTCGGGCATGGCCCAGCCAGGGGTGTCTGTCAAGTCCCTGGTGTCCTCCTATGAGACCCGAGTGGTGGGGATGGCTCCGGCACCTCCCCGGAAAAGGGGCTGTGTCTCTTCTCCTTGCTCGCCTCGGGGAGCGTCCCCCATCCGAGGGGCATCTGGACCCCCACCCCACCGGGGCCTCGGGGGGCCTGGGCAGCGGCCCTCACCCCGCCGGGGGATGGACAAAACCCTCCTGTCCCTGATTCTCTACTGTCACAGGTACAGGCAGGGGTCTGGGTGGGAGGCTGCAGCGAATGGGGCTCGTGGAGGAGGCCAGAGCCCACGCTGAGGAAGCACCTGGAAGGCAGTGGGCTGGGCTGTCCAGACACCTGGCCTGGCACCTCTTCCTTCTCACCTCTCGTCTCCCTGTGTCTCTCCAGTGGCTCCGGAAGCCTGGTTGGCATTGACAACAAGATCGAACAAGCCATGGTAAGAGAAGCCATCTAGATCCCAGCAGGTCCCAGTCTGCGTGCTGATGCCCAGGCCCTGGCCCCGAAGCTCCATCCCCTCCATCATTAGGGATATACTGACTCCCAGGGGCTCGACCTGCTCCCAGCTGGGTTCCCTCGGATCCTCCACCCCCTCTTGTCTCCACCTGAACCCTCAACGTACATCGGTTCCTAGCCTGCTTCAGGCCTCCATCTCTGTCTTTGAGCCCTGACCTTGCCTCTGTCCAGCGTCCTTACCCACCCCTGTCCCCCAcaccctgccccttccctggCTGACTCCTTCCCCAGCACTCCCCGTCATCTGGGAGCAGGGGCATCTCTTAACACCCATCTCCTCAAGGCACTGGgcaggggctgagggtggggtggTGGCCTGGGACTCCTGACACTTCTTTGCCTGTCCCTGGACCCCCCAGGACTTGGTGAAGTCTCACCTCATGTTTGCGGTCCGGGAAGAGGTGGAGGTGCTGAAGGAGCAGATCCGGGACCTGGCGGAGCGGAACGCGGCACTGGAGCAGGAGAACGGACTGCTGCGTGCCCTGGCCAGCCCCGAGCAGCTGGCGCAGCTGCCTTCCTCGGGGGTCCCCCGGCTTGGACCCCCAGCGCCCAACGGGCCCTCAGTCTGAGCCTCCCTTCCCTCACAATGTGCCTTTGGGGGGCCACCACAGCTGCTAGGCCTTGTGCCAGCTGCCTGCCCCCTCTTCCTATGCAGCTTTAATGCCCCCTGATCCCTGGGGATGGGAGTCGAAGGCTGAGAAGGAGCCTGGCCCCACCCTTCCTTGATGTCCCCTGCAATGCCCGGGGACTGGGCTGGGGCATCCCTGCACATTGACGGAGGAGGGAGGACATTGGGACGGGACGTTGAACAGagcccccctcctcccttcccagccGTCAGCGTTCCGGGACCCCCAGCGATAGATGGCTCGGGGGAGTTGGAGGCTCCCTGGCAGCTGTCCCCACCTTGTTCCCTGGAGTGCGCCCCCCGCTCCTCTGCCAGGAGAGGGAGGACGGACAGTGTATCTGAAAGTTCTGGGATTCAGGTTAttattgaaataataattataattaaaaaatccGAAGAAACTTGAATCTGGAGGTTGGCATCTTGTTGCTTGCGTCCAGATGGGGGACCAGCACCACCAGTTTCCACTTGTGGGAGAAAACCAGGCTGTGGGCTCCTCTGAAGCTCTTGCCCAGGCCGGGGAAGGGAAAGGTGGCTCAGCGTGGAAatgtgggaggaaaagggagccCACGGCCTGGGTCCTGGGAAGGGGCAGGCCAGGCAAGGCagagggagtggggaaggggaggcgaTGGCCCACGTGCTGGTGGGGGACAGGGGAACAATGGGGCCTTTGGTGATTGTGCAGGAtccttccccccccacccccagcttcccaGCGTGTCCCCTCTGTGGGCTGGATCCGGGTGGCTgcttgggggcggggcagggggccaTGAATGGGCCCCTTGTCTCAACGCTGGGTGTGGGCCAGGCTCCCCGGGCACACTATGCCCTTGCCAGGCCTGGCCAGCCTCCGTGGCCTCCCCCCGCAGCTGGCTGATGCTGGGGCCCTGCGGGTAAGCAGGCCCCTCCCTGACGGCCTCAGCTCCTGTCCCAGGCAGAAGAGGCAGGTGGGGAGAAAGACCCCATCTAGTGGGGAGGCGGGGAAGCAGCAGCCACCACTTGGGAGGGACCTTGGGGTTTGGACTCCCTGCCCTGTGGCTCCCTAGATTTATGACTTCGGCAGGCTCTCCTGGTTTCCCCGAATCTCAGCTTCCTCCTGGGTGAAATGACCCTGACAAAAATGCCTACCTGAAGGGCAGCTGGGAGGGGTTACATGGCCCCATACATGGGAAATGCCCAAGGAGCACCAGCGTTGTGTTCACTGAGTTTCCCTTCCTTGGATTTGGGGGAAAGAGGGTCGAGGGTACAGGGATTGGCTCTGGGGGTCCTGGAAGGGCCTCGGGGGTTGGGGTCAGGGCCAGGAAGACTCTCACAATGGTCTAgaactctctctccctctgggttCTCATCCACTTTTGACTCCTCTCCCTGTctcagggaggggaggaagggcctAGGATGACTCACTGCGGCGATCTTTCCTCCTGGATtccctatttctttcttctctgctgtgCCTGAAGTTCCCCAGAGACCCCTTAGGTGGCGGCCGCTGGCCCGCAGCCTCTCCCCCTCCCCGTCCCCACTGAACTAAATGCTCGCCCCTTCTTGGGGCTCGTGTAATCGGGAGAAATGGCGGTGGTTATTAAGTTCTTCCGATGGATTTGGCAAAAGATTAGCCGCTGGGTAAGTTTCAGAGCCCCTTTCTCCCAACatgctggggtgggggatggtggtCAGTGACCTCCAGGTCACAGAAACACCCCACTCCCTCACCTGGCCTCATGCCCCTCCTGGCCTCTGGTGGCCACACAAgccggggagggaggaggtgaggggtGGGATAGCTGGGGAGGAGGCCGGGACACTTGCTGCCCCTTCTCTGGGCCTTCCCTTCTCCTGACAGTTTTCTCTTGCTCTGCCGCCTTGCTTCTGTCCCTCCTCTCCCTGTCTCGGTTTGTAGGTTTTCTTCTGGAAACACAAAACCAAGTCAGTCATCACGGATCATACTGACTCCAAGAAAAATGAGTTGAAGGCGGAGAAGGCTTTCAAGGTGTCTGAGACTTTCAAGTTGGTTGAGCCCCCCAAGGAGGCTAAGGTCTCCAAGATGGATGTGTCCCCAAAGGTGGTCGACCCCTGCCTGTTAGCCAAGACCACCACGGATGGGGCTGCAGTGGAGGCGGGTCGCCGTCGGAGATCACTGTTGCGGCTGCCCCAGGTGGCCGTCAAGTCCATCTCCATGCTCATGGCCTCCGCCCTGCAGTCTGGCTGGCAGATGTGCAGCTGGAAGGTCAGCACTATGTCCCCTTTGTCCCCAgcagcccctccctcccctcctggatCCCCCTTGCTCATTCAtgccggtgggaatgtaaaatggcgcGGCCACTCCGGAAAAACACTTTGGTCACTTCTTATCAGACTAAACACGCAGTTATCGTATGGCCTGGTGATTGTActcttgggcatttatcccagataaacaaaaatttatgttcacacaaaaatctgtacatgatgttcatagcagcttgattcataatagccccaaataACCCACATGTCCTTCAAAGAATGAGTGGTTAAACTTCGCTATATCCATACTCTGGAATGCTGCTCAGTCATGGAAAGGAACAATATTGATACATACAACAACTTGGATGGCTCTCAAGGTGAAAACAACAAATCCCAAAAGCttgtatatatatcatatgaCTCCACTTACATTATATACCATTCCCGAAATAACAGAATTGGACAAATGGTGATCCGATTAGTGGTTTAGTGGTTCCCAGGGGCTGTGCTACAGAGAGAGAGTTGGGGGAGGTGGATTGGTTATAAAAGGGCAACATGAGGAATCCTTGTGTGGATGGAAATCTCCTGTATCTTCACTATGGTCATTGGGTGCATGAACCTGCACATAGGATATAAAATTGGGTAGAATCcaacacacagcaacacacaaaTGAGGGCCAGTAGAACTGGGGAAATAAGGGAAAAATGCAGATCAGTGGGTTGTATTGATGTCAATATCCTATGAACTAGAGATCTGAAAGATTTTACTATTGAGGGAAAATAAAgggaataaaatatttacaaataaaatcttTACAAAAGATTTTACTATTGTAAACAGAATAAGGAATTCATTTCTCACAAGTTGCATGGGAGTCTACAGTTACCTCAAAGtcaaaattttagtttaaa contains:
- the SPACDR gene encoding sperm acrosome developmental regulator isoform X2, coding for MSGGKKKSSFQITSVTLDYEGPGSPGGSDAPAMPAPPGPPAPTGPSAPAPTGPPPRLPNGEPNPEPGGKSTPRNGSPPPGAPASRFRVVKLPQGLGEPYRRGRWTCVDVYERDLEPPSFGRLLESIRGASGGNGGRSLDSRLELASLGLGAPTPQPGLSQVPTSWLRPPPTSPGPQARSFTGGLGQLAVPGKAKVETPPLSASPPQQRPPEPGTGESAGPSRAATPLPTLRVEAEAGGSTAAAAAAGTPPLSRVKDGALRLRMELVAPEEMGQVPPVDSRPSSPALYFFPDASLVHKSPDPLGTVAAQSLNFARSMLAISGHLDSDDDSGSGSLVGIDNKIEQAMVFFWKHKTKSVITDHTDSKKNELKAEKAFKVSETFKLVEPPKEAKVSKMDVSPKVVDPCLLAKTTTDGAAVEAGRRRRSLLRLPQVAVKSISMLMASALQSGWQMCSWKSSVSSTSVASQMKTGSPMESQEAAMLREVYLVLWAVRKQLRHLARRQERRRQRHLRAHMGPQPDPVQGLKQDARSPL
- the SPACDR gene encoding sperm acrosome developmental regulator isoform X1, coding for MSGGKKKSSFQITSVTLDYEGPGSPGGSDAPAMPAPPGPPAPTGPSAPAPTGPPPRLPNGEPNPEPGGKSTPRNGSPPPGAPASRFRVVKLPQGLGEPYRRGRWTCVDVYERDLEPPSFGRLLESIRGASGGNGGRSLDSRLELASLGLGAPTPQPGLSQVPTSWLRPPPTSPGPQARSFTGGLGQLAVPGKAKVETPPLSASPPQQRPPEPGTGESAGPSRAATPLPTLRVEAEAGGSTAAAAAAGTPPLSRVKDGALRLRMELVAPEEMGQVPPVDSRPSSPALYFFPDASLVHKSPDPLGTVAAQSLNFARSMLAISGHLDSDDDSGSGSLVGIDNKIEQAMDLVKSHLMFAVREEVEVLKEQIRDLAERNAALEQENGLLRALASPEQLAQLPSSGVPRLGPPAPNGPSV
- the SPACDR gene encoding sperm acrosome developmental regulator isoform X3; this translates as MAVVIKFFRWIWQKISRWVFFWKHKTKSVITDHTDSKKNELKAEKAFKVSETFKLVEPPKEAKVSKMDVSPKVVDPCLLAKTTTDGAAVEAGRRRRSLLRLPQVAVKSISMLMASALQSGWQMCSWKSSVSSTSVASQMKTGSPMESQEAAMLREVYLVLWAVRKQLRHLARRQERRRQRHLRAHMGPQPDPVQGLKQDARSPL